A region of the Sphingomonas sp. S2-65 genome:
GGCGGTACCCACGTCTTACGGTTTCAATAAGGATTGCTGGTGTAGGCCGTTGCAGTCATTTCACGCGTTCGAGCAGCACCGATGGACCAGTTTACTTCCGACTCCGTAAGCGCGCTTTCCGCCGAGGACTTCACCGTCCCGCGCAGCGGCGCGCGCGACAGCCTGTTGCTGACGGCGCAGTTCCGTGTGGCGGGGGATAATCAGACGCACCAGGTGCGCGTGCGCAACCTGTCGTCGGGTGGCCTGATGGCGGAATTCGCGGCTCAGATCGCGCCGACCACGCCGGTGGAAATCGAAGTGCGCGGAGTCGGCTGGGTCAGCGGTCGCATCGCCTGGGCCACCGATGGGCGCGTAGGAGTGGCCTTCGCAAGCGAGATCGACCCGCTGCTCGCGCGCAAGCCGGTCGGCAAAGGAACGACGACGCCGAGCTACGTTAAGCCGATACCGTCGCGCCGCTGAGTTTTTGTTGAGCTCTGTCGTGAGCGAGGCGGGTGCAGCCGCACTGACTGCACCCTGGGAGCGCGGCTTCGACTAGCGCGCGATCTCTTCCTTGAGCCGAAGTTTCTCCTTCTTGAGCTGCGCAATCAGGATCTGGTCGGGCATGGGCCGCTGCGACTCGCTGCTGATCTGCTGATCCAGCTTCGTGTGCTTGGCCGAAAGAGCCGACTGATGCGCATTTTGCATGGGAAGTTCTCCTGCTTCAAGGTCGCTGGGGGAATGGATTACATCAGCTTTCGATCCCTTTGTCTCGCTCCGAGAGAGCCGCAATCGACGGCTTGCCGATCTGCCGCGATGGTCCGTTGCGATGCGAAGGCCCTTGGTGCAGGAAGCGGACCGGGGGCGACATGGAAACAGGCGAGATTCACCAGCGACTCGAGGCGCTGCGATACGAGCATCGCGACATGGACGCGGCTATCGGAGCCCTTCTCGCAACCGGAGCTGCCGATCAGTTGCAGATCGCCCGGCTGAAGAAGCGCAAGCTGAAGCTACGCGACGAGATGTCGGTGCTGGAGGATCAGCTGGTTCCGGACATCATTGCATGATGCTCCGCATCGAGACGGCTCCGCGAGATTAAGCATTTTGTTAGGCAAGCGGCTGTGGCATCGAATCGTCGATGACACGGCACAGCGCTTCCCTGATCCATCGCCGGCTGGTCGACTCGCTGTATACCGAGGCGATGCTCCTGGCGGACGAAGCGCGCGGATATTTCGACCTTGTCGGCCGTGGCGAGCGTCAGGAACTCGAGGCGCTGAACCGGGTCGCGTTCTCGTGCGAGTCGCTCAAGGTGACGACGCGGCTCATGCACATCATCGCCTGGTTGCTCACGCAGCGGGCAGTGGAGGCGGGGGAGATCACGCAGCGGGACGCCCTGTCGCCCTCGCGGCGACTGGGCGAAGCACCCGACTCCGATCCCGACACGTTGTCGGTGATGCCCGCGCAGGCGGCGGCGATCATCCGGACGAGCGTGACGCTGTACGGGCGGGTGGCGCGGCTTGACCAGTCGCTGGAGGAGCGGCCTGCAGTCGTCAGTCCCGCACGCACCATGATCCAGCGGCTCGCCGCGTCGTTCTGAGCGCGGCGCAGGGACGGATCAGGCGAGGGCCGCCCGCGCCGCGGCATATTCTGCCTTCAGGCGGTCGATGCGCACGGTTGCAGGTTCGATCGCTGTAACCGCGCCGATACCCTGACCCGATCCCCAAATGTCTTTCCAGGCCTTGGCCCCGCCAAAGTTCATGGCGGTAGGATCGCTTTCCGGAAGATTGTCGGGGTCGAGCCCGGCCGCCTCGATCGAGGCGCGGAGATAGTTGCCGTGCACGCCGGTGAAGAGGTTGGAGTAGACGATGTCACCCGCGCGACCGTCGACGATCCCCTGCTTGTAGGCAGCGATTGCGTTCGCCTCTTCCGTCGCGATGAAGGGGGAGCCGATATAAGCGAGGTCGGCGCCGAGCACCTGCGCGGCGAGGATGGCGCGCCCGGTGGCGATTGCACCCGAGAGGATCAGGGGCCCGTCGAACCAGTCGCGGACCTCCTGGACCAGCGGGAAGGGGTTGAGCCGCCCGGCATGGCCGCCGGCGCCGGTCGCGACCAGGATGAGACCGTCGGCGCCCTTTTCGACTGCCTTGTGCGCGAAGCGATCATCGATCACGTCATGGAGGGTGATGCCGCCCCAGCTGTGTACCGCGTCGTTGAGTTCGGGGCGCGCGCCGAGGGAGGTGATGACGATCGGCACTTTCCACTTGGCGCAGGTAGCGACGTCCTGTTCGAGGCGTTCGTTCGAGCGGTGGACTATCTGGTTGACGGCAAAGGGTGCCGCGGGGGCGTCGGGATGGTCGCGGTCCCAGGCGGCGAGTTCTTCGGTGATGCGGTGAAGCCACTCGTCGAGCTGGCTCTGCGGCCGCGCGTTAAGTGCCGGGAAAGAGCCGACAATTCCGGCCTTGCATTGGGCGATCACCAACTCGGGCACCGAGATGATGAACAGCGGCGAGCCGATGACGGGGAGCCGGAGGCGGTCGAACAGCGGGGGAAGGGCCATGTCGGAGTTCTAGCGCAACCCGAGAGGCTGTCTATCCTGACGCCCCGGACGCTACGGCAGCGCCGCGAGCGTGTCAGCCGACTCGAGTCAAACCGACGGCATATTCGCGTTGTTTGGCGGCATAAAGCGCCGCGCTGGCCCTTAGCAGCGACTTTTGCGCGTCATCGAGCGGGCGAACCGCGCGCGCCGGCGAGCCGACGATCAAGTGGCCGGCCGGGAAGGTCTTGCCTTCGGTGACGAGTGCGCCAGCACCCACGAGGCAGTCGTCGCCGATCACCGCGCGGTTGAGGATCGTCGCGCCCATGCCGATCAGCGTTCGATTGCCGATGGTGCATCCATGCAGGATGGCGTGGTGGCCGACCGTCACGTCTTCGCCGACGGTGCACCGCGCGCCGGGATCCGAGTGCAGCATCGCTCCCTCCTGGATGTTGGAGCGGGCGCCGATCAGGATCGGCGTGTTGTCGGCGCGGATCACCGCACCGAACCAGACGCTGACCAACCCGGCGAGCCGGACGTCGCCGATCAAGTCGGCACTGGGGGCGACCCAGGCGTCTGCGGCCAGCGAGGGCGCCGAGCCGCCGATTTGGTACAGCGGCACGCGCTTAGAAGAGCGGCGCGTCGAAGCCGGGGGGCAGCTGCGGCTGCAGCCCAAGCGCCATCGCCACGGCGACCGCACCGAGCAGCATCGCGAGCGTAGAGGAGAGCGAGAACAGGCCCCATCCGACCATGGTCATCATCTGCGGCGTCGGACGCTGACGGCGCTGGTTGCGCTGCATCGCGGCCACGACGAAGATGCCGAGCGTAGCGTACATAAAGATGAAGAATTCGATCATCATAGCCCTCCCCGG
Encoded here:
- a CDS encoding NAD(P)H-dependent flavin oxidoreductase; translated protein: MALPPLFDRLRLPVIGSPLFIISVPELVIAQCKAGIVGSFPALNARPQSQLDEWLHRITEELAAWDRDHPDAPAAPFAVNQIVHRSNERLEQDVATCAKWKVPIVITSLGARPELNDAVHSWGGITLHDVIDDRFAHKAVEKGADGLILVATGAGGHAGRLNPFPLVQEVRDWFDGPLILSGAIATGRAILAAQVLGADLAYIGSPFIATEEANAIAAYKQGIVDGRAGDIVYSNLFTGVHGNYLRASIEAAGLDPDNLPESDPTAMNFGGAKAWKDIWGSGQGIGAVTAIEPATVRIDRLKAEYAAARAALA
- a CDS encoding YdcH family protein gives rise to the protein METGEIHQRLEALRYEHRDMDAAIGALLATGAADQLQIARLKKRKLKLRDEMSVLEDQLVPDIIA
- a CDS encoding PilZ domain-containing protein, with translation MDQFTSDSVSALSAEDFTVPRSGARDSLLLTAQFRVAGDNQTHQVRVRNLSSGGLMAEFAAQIAPTTPVEIEVRGVGWVSGRIAWATDGRVGVAFASEIDPLLARKPVGKGTTTPSYVKPIPSRR
- a CDS encoding gamma carbonic anhydrase family protein, which produces MPLYQIGGSAPSLAADAWVAPSADLIGDVRLAGLVSVWFGAVIRADNTPILIGARSNIQEGAMLHSDPGARCTVGEDVTVGHHAILHGCTIGNRTLIGMGATILNRAVIGDDCLVGAGALVTEGKTFPAGHLIVGSPARAVRPLDDAQKSLLRASAALYAAKQREYAVGLTRVG
- a CDS encoding DUF1465 family protein — encoded protein: MTRHSASLIHRRLVDSLYTEAMLLADEARGYFDLVGRGERQELEALNRVAFSCESLKVTTRLMHIIAWLLTQRAVEAGEITQRDALSPSRRLGEAPDSDPDTLSVMPAQAAAIIRTSVTLYGRVARLDQSLEERPAVVSPARTMIQRLAASF
- a CDS encoding YdcH family protein; translation: MQNAHQSALSAKHTKLDQQISSESQRPMPDQILIAQLKKEKLRLKEEIAR